The Vicia villosa cultivar HV-30 ecotype Madison, WI unplaced genomic scaffold, Vvil1.0 ctg.000252F_1_1, whole genome shotgun sequence sequence cagtgggagctgcgtgcttgatgacgacagcctgcgggcttcctgagtggaataaagtcccagcataatgcttggcaggtgtatttgtcataatgacaaggaggagttttactccggatttggtaccacatgcatacgcatagtcgagtctcattcatcatggtcagtctttataatttatgatatcattcatgtaccgcattacttatatattgactgtggttgacttattggattatcttgttatatgattcttaatgatatttttgggcattactatattgatcatgctttcattatgaattatattctcacccttctgccttaatgttacctactcgtgggtaatgtgcaggtgatccgcaagtgtaggtgctctctttgtagtcgtccgttttggtgtcgtccgctcgtgatacgtaacacctaggcggggatcgaacacttattttgtagataatgcttataggatccttttgatgtctATTTGATCCTTTAaatgcattcgtattatgtattttggataccttctcatgcgatgtattatggaagaatgttgtggatattttgtttaccgatgcatttatataagtatgaatacattcaggtgtttatgtgtatccgtcctctttgattatttgtgttacgcatcttttgcgagtatgttatgtttggttatgtggttacttaagtgtaacgccctaattgttttatgaatttaatttttatactctgatatttgtacctatatgcctgggtagaattggggtgttacattagtggtatcagagcgggtcggtcttgtccgaccaagtgtcgtgtcgtttggtctaacaattcttgtgttaattttttttgggcttacttctcttggtgttattgtgaagtttagagatggatggacgtaatgacgctgctattgctgctgcattgcaagctatggctgaagctatgcatacgaatgagaatgcaaggtctcggagtttagcgactttccagagggagaatcctcctgtgtttaagggaacgcatgaccccgagggagccttaacttggatgaaggagatggagagatctttcgtgtgatggattgcacgcaagagcagaaagtcaggtatggcactcatcagttagctgtggaggctgatgattggtggctggagactttggcaaggttagaagcaaccggagaagagatttcctggacggtgttcaagagggagtttttgaggaagtattatccggaggatgtccgtggaaagaaagagactgagtttctggctttggttcaaggcagtatgtctgtgtctgaatatgcggcaaagtttaatgaacttgtgaaattctacccgcactttgttggtgagggagcagaattttctaagtgcattaagttccagaatgggttacgttctgatatcaagaaggcggtagggtatcagaagattcgggtgtttccaaatttggtggacagctgtaggatttatgatgaggataataatgttcatcataaggtgattaatgaaaagaggaacaaaggtccgcagaatcgtgggaagccgtatgatggagggaagggtaagcaaaagatgaattatggaccaaggtttagtgggggagatgctcctgctaagattgtatgttttaagtgtggtaaacctggccacaaaagtgatgtctgcaatggtgacacgaggaaatgtttcaagtgtgggagggtaGGACATTTGTCATCCGACTGTACGTTCAAGGGaatagtgtgttttaattgtggtgaagagggacatatgagcggtcaatgtccgaagaagaaagttcaagctggtgggaaggtgtttgctttggctggaactcagacggacaagggtaatcgactgatcagaggtacttgttttattaatggcatttctttaattgctattattgatacgggtgcttcgcattgttttatagccgatgattgtgttaaaagattaggtcttgttttATCTGACctgggtggtgagatggttatcgatttaccagcaatggggtcggtgactacttctttagtttgtaaaaattgtccggtatcaatcttcggtaaggactttactgtggatttgatttgtttgtcgatgaacgagttagacgtggttctgggaatggattggttgatgaataatcgtgtccatatcgattgttatcataagttggtgaggtttccatttcttgaggaggatgtggaatttgatgtcttatctaccaaggagttgaatcgactgttagaagatggggcataattgtttggtgtgtttgcatcgttgactgtggagagtcgagctgcagttggggattttccagtagtgcgagaatttcccgaagtgtttcctgaagacttttctgatgtgccgccaaagagagaggtagagttttccatagatcctagttcctggtacgaggcctgtttctatggcgccatatagaatgtcggcatcagagttagtggaattaaagaaacaattggaagagttgctagcaaaacattttgtgaggcctagtgtttcaccatggggagctccagttttgttggtaaagaagaaggatggaagcatgaggttgtgtattgattatcgccagttgaacaaggtgacaattaagaataagtatccgcttcctaggattgacgacttgatggatcagttggtgggagccagagtgtttagcaagattgatttaagatctggttaccatcagattcgggtaAAGGAGGAAGATATTCAaaagactgcgtttaggactcggtacgggcattatgagtttttggtgatgccgttcggagtttctaatgcacctggtgtgtttatggagtatatgaatcgcatattccatgatcagttggataagtttgttgtggtcttcatagatgacatcttgatttattctaagtctctggaagagcatgaggagcatttgcgtgttgtgctacaggttttgagggagaagcagttgtatgctaagttatccaagtgcgagttctggttatcagaggtgagttttcttggtcatgtgatttcaggtaacgggattgcagtggatccatccaaggtagatgcagtgctacaatgggaggttccgagatcggttactgagatcagaagcttcttaggtttggcgggttattaccgaagattcatagaaggcttttcgaagttggcacttccgttaactcagattacttgcaagggtaaggcgtttatttgggacatagtttgtgaaaggaattttgaagagttgaagagaaggttgacttcagctccggttttggttttacctgatcctgaggaaccgtttatggtgtattgtgatgcatcgcatatggggttaggtggtgttttgatgcaggaaggtaaggtggtggcttacgcttcgaggcagttaaggattcatgagaagaattatcccactcatgatttagagttagctgcggtggtttttgcattaaagatttggaggcattatctctacggtgcaaggttcgaggtctttagtgatcataagagtttgaaatacttatttgatcagaaagagttgaacatgagacaacgtaggtggttggaattcttgaaagactatgactttagcttgaattaccatcctggtaaagctaatgtggttgccgatgctttgagtcacaaatctttgcatatgtccgctatgatggcggaggagtgggaacttttggagcagtttcgtgatcttagtttagtatgtgaattgacgccaggtagtgtgaagatgggtatgttgaaagtgacgaatgattttctgtcgaccgttagcgagagatagaaaatggatgtgaaacttgttgatttgtttatggtggcaaatcaaagtgatgatggcgacttcagagtggatggtcagggtgttttgagattcggtggtcgaatttgtgtacctgatgattccgagctgaaaaagatgattttagaggaaggtcacagaagcagtttgagtattcatccgggagccaataagatgtatcaggatttgaagaagatcttttggtggtctggtttgaaaagggatgtggctcagtttgtgtatgcgtgcttggtatgtcagaagtcaaaagtggagcatcagcgtcctgcagggttgttgcaaccgttggatattctagagtggaaatgggatagtatttctatggactttgtgacgagtttaccaaatactctgagaggtttcgatgcggtatgggtgattgttgataggttgacaaagtctgctcactttattcctattaacatcacttttccagttgcgaagttagctgagatttatatcaaagtgattgtgaaactacatggtataccgttgagtattgtgtcggatagagatccaaggttcacatcagatttttggaaaggtttgcaagaggctctaggttctaagttgaggttgagttcggcttatcatcctcagacagacggtcagaccgaaaggactattcaatcgttagaagactggttgagggcatgtgttcttgagaagggaggttcgtgggatacttatcttccgttgatagaattcacttacaacaacatttttcattctagtatcggaatggcaccttttgaagcgctatatggtcgtaagtgtagaactccattgtgttggtttgaatcgggcgagagtgtggtactcggacctgagaTAGTGAGAGAGACTACCGAGcaggtgaaatttattcgtgagaagatgagaagttcacagagtaggcaaaagagttatcatgacaagcgaaggaaagatttggaattccaagccggtgatcatgtattcttaagagttacacctatgactagtgttggacgagctttgaaatcgaggaagcttactccgcgttttattggtccttatcagatatcggagcgagttggcaaagttgcgtatcgggtggcgttaccgccaagtcttgctaatctgcacgatgtattccatgtgtctcagttgaggagatacattgcggatccgtcccatgtgattcagatgaatgatgtgcaagtgcgtgagaacctgacggttgagacgatactggtgcgtattgaggatcgtgagactaagactctgcgaggcaaggagatcgccttggtgaaagtcgtatggttaagtgcggcaggtgagagtttgacctgggagtttGAGAGTAAGATGCAAgactcctatcctgagttgtttgtagcaggtattctttattttcgaggacgaaaatcttttaagtgggggagggttgtaacggccataaatgtgtttttctaattaattgtgatgtttgctacattttcataaattttaccgtttttgagtcgagtcagtcggtaaatattaattatgctaatattttacttattactttccatgtgtgtaattattatgttttgggtgttaattggttagaattaatgtttagtgacatttgggccaaaattagaattaatgagaGTAAAgagggtgaaaatgagaagtagagaaatagaaagagatatttagagatatagagagaaaaagagatattttgagatagaaagaaagagagtttgtgaagagaagagaaagaagagaaaaacaaagagaagaagagaagtgtaggaatccaaaccaagctagagccaagaatccaaccaaggtaagggggatgaatttAGTTTATCTTGATCgtatggttcttgtagttttgtgtgttttgttcttgttcttgttcttttccaagcttgttcaacaatggtaaattgtgtgttttgtgagttttgaagttataaacttgattttgtggtgtgtatgtgtactaggatgatagatattcccatggatcatgtttgtttttcatttctccatgtttccttgcttatgaagaaatataggtcaaagataatatgtgatgattcaaccatgtgttaatcatggattaggtgtatatatagcatgtttgtgttgtattggtgttgggatgaaggtttaaatgggttttgaatggtttagagggagctgagacggtctgttgcagaactggtttttctaggtttacgcaggtccgctgagcggaggaggtccgctgagcggaggtccttttgcagagaaatctctgtgagggtccgctgagcggaggttctgtaattTTGTTTGATGattccctgtctgggtccgctgagcggagctcaagcggactgtgtgaaattttgttttctaaacttcgttttgttgtatcttttgaaccgtaggtcgtttctacgcgccgctTGAAGtgttatgagaacccttgagtatgctttatgataaagaggagtgtgttggtggttgaatgatttttcataaatgtattttgtgaaatgatatttgctaatcaagtatgttttgacgatatatgtgtgctgtgtgaatatgaacgcctgagaggcaattttgatgatgtatccgtgtggattaatataaccggtgtgatgtggatatgtgaccgagttatattattgttgttgttgttgtgtaatcgagtcgtttgtatgcacagcataacatttcaatacgttaatggcggaatgctgttaacagatggcctgcgggcatggttaccagtaggagcttaatgctcggtaacagtatattagcctgagtggcaagaggtcatcagtgggagctgcgtgctcgatgacgacagcctgcgggcttcctgagtggaataaagtcccagcataatgcttggcaggtgtatttgtcataatgacaaggaggagttttactccagatttggtaccacatgcatacgcatagtcgagtctcattcatcatcgtcagtctttataatttatgatatcattcatgtaccgcattacttatatattgactgtggttgacttattggattatcttgttatatgattcttaatgatatttgtgggcattactatattgatcatgctttcattatgaattatattctcaccctcctgccttaatgttacctactcgtgggtaatgtgcaggtgatccgcaagtgtaggtgctctctttgtagtcgtccgttttggtgtcgtccgctcgtgatacgtaacacctagggggggatcgaacacttattttgtagataatgcttataggatccttttgatgtatatttgatcctttaaaTGCATTTGTATTATGtactttggataccttctcatgcgatgtattatggaagaatgttgtggatattttgtttaccgatgcatttatataagtatgaatacattcaggtgtttatgtgtatccgtcctctttgattatttgtgttacgcatcttttgcgagtatgttatgtttggttatgtggttacttaagtgtaacgccctaattgtttttatgaatttaatttttatactctgatatttgtacctatatgtctgggtagaattggggtgttacacagtaGAAGTTGGAGCTGTCTCAGTTTGAGCTTCCATATTTCCACTAGCTTGAACCTGTTCAGTAGAAGTTGGAGCTGGCTGTTGTACTGGTTTTGTTGATACTTTGGTCCTTGGTGTCTTTCTCTGCATTCAATATCAAATATAAGAACACATAATTTGTCAGAGCAACAAAATATAAAGACATGAATTATGGCATAATACCTTTCTCTTGAGTGCATTAGGATGTTGCTCAGTAGCTTGACACTTCCTAGAATTGTGGCCTAATTTGTCACACCTTGTGCATCTATAGGATACACCTACCCTCCTCATCCTTGATCCACTCTCATCCAACTCTCTAAACCTCAGTTTCTTAGGCCTTCCAGGTCCCTTCTTGTATTGTGGTGGCAACAAACTTTCAACATCCACAGTGGGCCACATGTCCATGCCATTTATTGGactaacattgttttcataacatGCCCTGTAAGCATCTCTCATGTAACAAGGATCAACATACTTCTCAGGATCTAAATTCTGATATTGCAAGGCAGAAACATCATGTCTACAAGGTATGCCTACAAGATCCCAAAAGCAACAAGTGCAAGTTTTCTTCCCAATGTCAACAACAAACTGCAACCCATTATATGGGTGATGAACTTGCCACAAATCACCACTACTCCGTGTAGGCAACCATTCTCCACTAAAATGAGTTTCCTTATCAAGCCTTTTCCTAGGATTAGGCATGACATTATGCTTCCACTTATCAAGCTTCACAATACTATTAGCAATCCTATTCATGATATAGTTCCTTATCCATTCTACCATAGTGAGTATTGGTTTATCCCTAGCTTGTAATATGGTACTATTGAAAGATTCACTCAAGTTATTCATCAAAACATCGCACTTAGGGTAAAATGAAAAAGAATGCTTACACCACAGTTTTGTTGGCACTCCCATCAACCAATCCCATGCCTTCTTGTCAAGTTGCTTAAGctcattcatcttcttctcccAAGCCTGGAAGTATGTGGCCTTGGCAGCCCCCATTAAAAGGTCCCTAATGGCAGCTCCACCACCAAATTTCTTCTTGAAATTTGCATACAGATGTCTGAGGCACACCCTATGTTCAATTTGTTCAAACATCTCCTCAAAAACACTAACAAGCCCCTAAAACCAGCATAAGCACACAACAGCAAATGAACAACATTAGCACTATACTATAAAATTGAATCACATTAGCACTATACTATAAAAATGAATAACAAACAAAACTTGTACCTTTTGTTGATCTGATATAAAAACATACTTTCTCTCAGATCCAATGTCTTCCATCAGCAATTGCATAAACCATCTCCAACTTTCCTTTGTCTCAGTCTCCACCACACCAAATGCCAAAGGATAATATTGGTCATTTGGGTCCCTTGCTACAACAATTAATAGTTGACCTCCATATTGTGTCTTGAGATGACACCCATCTGAACCTATAAATGGTCTACAACCATTGGTAAACCCTTTCTTGCAGCCATCCAAACAGAAATAAAACCTCCCAAATCTTGGTGGTAGTGTTGGATGTGGTCTCTCAGTGTTTATCTTGACAGTGTTACCAACACAATGTTTTCTCAACTCAGCTGCATAACTCCACAAGCTGTTCTGCTGTTCCTTTGCATCACCTTCAATTATTTCCTCAGCAATTGCTTTTGCTCTCCAAGCTTTTCCTTTGGTGATGCCTACTGAATATTTATGTCTAAGCTCAGCCATAATTTCAGACAACTTTACTTTCCCTTGTGACTTCCTCTTTTCAACCACTAACTTAGAGACCCACTTAGAATTGGCAGACTTGTTATTTAATACCCTTGCACATGTGCGGGTCCCCGCCCAAGTCTTTATCTGATAAGTGTGACTGTCTCCCACTTTACTACATAATGCCAAAAAGCCACATTTACCCTTGCACTCAACCCTAACCCTATAACTCTCATTCTTAACAAAACTTATCTCTCTACCATTTAATACAGACCACTCCCTAATAGCATCTTTAAATTTAGAGAGAGATTTGAACTCCATACCTAATTTGAATTGAAAGTCTTTGTTAAGCAACTCTGGTCTGAACTTGTCATACTTTAGCTTGGAAGATTTCACACCCATGTCACTTTCATCAGCATCTAAACTATCAAGTTCCTCACTAGCATAATCCACATCTTCATCATTGGTTGTATTCCTCTTTGAACTAGATCCTAAGACACTCTTGGGCActgtttacccagaaaactggtaaacaagcgctagtttcctttttaaaggttactttgcagagtcaactagaatactccaggactgattgctttattttgttagattatgcgtatatgatttatattaaatgtaaataatgactttaacgtaaaagtaagtactgaaattaaaggctttaaagtaaatcaaagcaagaaAAAAGACAGTAAATatgcactgaaagataaaatgtaatgtaaaatgattgcatttaattaaactggtacgcatacatacatgccaaggttgcactcgttactcatagcgcagagatttgagttttacttgtgtttatgtagaaaatgcggacccctaactattcctatgaaacttgcttaaataaaaaaaataaaataactactactaacggtcgactggctatCAGTCAATACGTGTCTTCGATACGCAAGATCctcaattgtgagacttccacgcgtcctgtgagaactgccagaaaaactgcctggaactgcctGTTAACTTCTACTGCTTCTCGATCTCCACTTCAGTTTTTGCAGCCAAAAATCCTTTagtcttcgcatccttttggtctGGTCGAACGTTGAAGCCTCAGATGACcttcctagtcgaacagcttcgactactaaacaTTATTTGGTC is a genomic window containing:
- the LOC131625960 gene encoding uncharacterized protein LOC131625960; protein product: MVLSETFEKRSRTRRKKEKGERRLPKSVLGSSSKRNTTNDEDVDYASEELDSLDADESDMGVKSSKLKYDKFRPELLNKDFQFKLGMEFKSLSKFKDAIREWSVLNGREISFVKNESYRVRVECKGKCGFLALCSKVGDSHTYQIKTWAGTRTCARVLNNKSANSKWVSKLVVEKRKSQGKVKLSEIMAELRHKYSVGITKGKAWRAKAIAEEIIEGDAKEQQNSLWSYAAELRKHCVGNTVKINTERPHPTLPPRFGRFYFCLDGCKKGFTNGCRPFIGSDGCHLKTQYGGQLLIVVARDPNDQYYPLAFGVVETETKESWRWFMQLLMEDIGSERKYVFISDQQKGLVSVFEEMFEQIEHRVCLRHLYANFKKKFGGGAAIRDLLMGAAKATYFQAWEKKMNELKQLDKKAWDWLMGVPTKLWCKHSFSFYPKCDVLMNNLSESFNSTILQARDKPILTMVEWIRNYIMNRIANSIVKLDKWKHNVMPNPRKRLDKETHFSGEWLPTRSSGDLWQVHHPYNGLQFVVDIGKKTCTCCFWDLVGIPCRHDVSALQYQNLDPEKYVDPCYMRDAYRACYENNVSPINGMDMWPTVDVESLLPPQYKKGPGRPKKLRFRELDESGSRMRRVGVSYRCTRCDKLGHNSRKCQATEQHPNALKRKRKTPRTKVSTKPVQQPAPTSTEQVQASGNMEAQTETAPTSTV